A region of the Anolis carolinensis isolate JA03-04 chromosome 1, rAnoCar3.1.pri, whole genome shotgun sequence genome:
ctaatgcctcccaacaaaggattcccccaggcagggagcagccaggctttgaagctgaaagactattcaatCATCATAATCctcacaaccaccaccaccaccattatatatgggttgctgtgagttttctgggctgtatggccatgctgaaGAAACATTctttcttgacatttcacccacatctatggcaggcatcctcagaggttgtgagatatgttggaagctaggcaagtggggtttatatatccgtggaaggtccagggtgggagaaagaactcttgtctgcttgaagcaagtgtgaatgtttgggCGATGCTGcgttttggtggtccctatgtatgaACAGGAtcccagctgcatggtatacttcCTGTTTGTCTTTTGAAAACGGAGGAAGCCTAGACAGCCAAGCCAGCAGGAGAGAAGATGGAGGAGGTGCAACTTCAATCGCTGCCTTGGGTCTTATTTCTCCCACAGCAACAAAAGCAGGAGCGAATCCTCCCTTCTTTGGGGAGATAAGCCCTCTTGGCCGAGGCGGGGCCTTTGCCTTTCCCCCGCCTTGATTATTTAAGGCCAGACGTCCTGTCCTTGCGCAGGGCCGGTTGGAAGGAAGGCCTTGGTGAGGAATGTCGGTGAGTGGGTTTTATTGTCAAAGACATCGCCTTTCGTTCTTTTGAGAGTGCGGCGTGGAGAGTAgccctttctctcctctttccttcctgccttttctctcctctttcaggccttccctttgtcttccttttccttccccaaGCTTCTGCTTTTCAAGCCTTAGCTGCGCTTTATGGGGCTTCCCCCAAGGGGTTATAAAAGGATTAGGCTTATTTCTCTGCTCAGAGAGAAGGCCCCTTGTTTCCAGGAGGGTTTACTCTGGAGTCAGCGTTTGAGGCGTtttaagaccccttccacacagccatgtaacccagaatatcaaggcagaaattcccacaatatctgctttgaactgggttatctgagggcccttccacacagccctttatcccagaatataaaggcagaaaatcccacaatatctgctttgaactctgaGCCCACActcagacattgtgggattttctgccttgatattctgggataaagagctgtatgaaagggccctgagtccacactgccatatattccagttcagagcaggtaATGTGGggtttttattcagctatgtggaaggggtctaTGGCAACTGAAATCTATAGAGTGGGGGGTTTTGtcttcattgtagaattaatgcagtttgacaccactttaactgccatgggtcaatgctgggGAGTTGCACTTTTACCAAATTTGAAAGAGAGTGCCAAGGCCTACTCAAAcggcaactcccaggactccacaacattcagggccattccacacagccacataacccagaatttcaaggcggATAGTCCACAACATCtgtcttgaactgggttatctgagtccacactttcaTATAacccaggctccttccacacagctgaataaaatcccacattatctgctttgaactggaatatatggcagtgtggactcgggtaACCCAGTTCGAGGCAGATTCCCAAACGGTGGCTTTCCAGTTGTTTTAGACAGCACATCCCATCATCCCTTATTGGCCCAACAGGTTGGGGTTTATGTGGGTTGGAAGTCAAAAACTCCTGGAGGTTTTCCCAAAGGTTGGGAAGGCTACACTGTAGAAGGGATGCCATGtgataccacttttaactgtacctgctcagtgttatggaaagCTGGGTgccccccttccacacagtcgtGTAACACacaatatcaaggctgaaaattccacgagatctgctttgaactggaatatatggcagtgtggactcagataacccagggcccttccacacagccatataacccagaatatcaaggcagataatccacaatatctgctttgaactgtgttatctgagttcacagtgccatatatctcagtttaaagcagatgatgtgggattttgttcagctgtgtggaagggggctgggATGTGCATTTTGCTAAAAATGGTGTCACATTGTATTAGACCTACAGCAAATACACCCATGAAGGCTGTCAGGGTCTTATCACAGTGATCTTAACTCCTATAGTTCGAGTTTCCTGTGTTTGATTGTTTGAGAggacttcatttcccataatTTCTGACCATTGGCCAAGATGGCTggggcttttgggaattgtagtctgaatGGATTGTATTTGGGGCTCTTCACTAAAATGCAATGCTTCTTTAAATGCCATAGCTGTAAACTGAGGTTCATGTTTTCACACTAgatataatttaattaattttaggTAGTATGATATAATTTGATATATATGTGAGTTGAAtttggtatacagtgttccctcactacttcgcagttcactttttgtggattggctgttttgcagtttttcaataaactctaaaagaatattataaataataaaaaattacaatttacatcctaaggaagggaggaaggagaagccgaagggagagaaaaggagcccaagcggcaacgggaggaaaaggaggcgatttattaacacactattggttgataaagacttaaaatagtgtataactactaaaataatgtataatattaaaataaatatagtgtccctactttgcgggttttcacttattgcgggtgatcctggaacctaaccccagtaataagtgagggaacactgtatgcggGTATATTTTGGTATATGCTGGTCTATGTTAAGTCTTGGATGGCcggtactgtatttgtatttattgttttatcgggcattaaatgtttgcctttttgtcgttgcaatccgccctgagtcctctcgaggagatagggcagaaaataaagatttattattattattattattattattattattattattattatagtgatgtcctgtggaatactgggatttatgGTTTCATAAGGCCCGAGAGCTCATTAGCTGATAATACTAGCTCCCCCTCCCCCTTGACTCGcagtcccagaattccataggttGTACCCATGGGAATTAAGTCCCCTTCTaccttccatataaaatccagattgtctgctttgaaccagactgtatggcagtgtagactcatataatcccgttcaaagcagataatgtggattctctactttgataatctggataatatggcagtgtagaagagccaaaaggcctttccacacagccgtataacccagaatatcaaggcagataatccacaacatctgctttgaattggattatctgagtctacactgccatataatccagttaaatgtaaagtttacacagctgtgtggaaggggcctaagaaaaacctattacATTTATGAGGTTGCCACaaaccaacaggcaacttgaagacctGCATTCATACCACAGTCCTCCCATGTTTTCCCCCTTGATTTCctccatttttatatataattatagtgtCACCACACAATATATATTTGAGCAAGATGTTAGTTAATTCAATAACATCTCTGTACACTTTTATGTATTTTTGCCAAATTGGGTGACTTTATTTTGTTCCCATCCTGTTATTTGTCCCATTCTTGAAGTTTTGTTGTACTTCCTCATTTTCTGCAGCAAGGGCCTGGCCCTGAAGATATTTATGCTTGTATAATATAATTTTTAGaatttcttaaaatataaaatatattaaaagtggAAAATAAGTCTTCACAAGATTTCCTGACCACCCTCACTGCTTCATCACAGCAATGCGATTTTGATGTATTTTTCCAGGAAAACATTCAGACCTCATAAAATAGATCGCCTAATATGGACAAGAGATGTTATATGTGCAGTGAAATATTTTACTGGGTATATTAAAATTTTTATGAGTCTTTGGAAGAGATGTTACTGTTTTGAGTTGATTGAAGTTAAACATACCTTGGACTCTGTTTAGGGCAgtcctaattttttaaaatgttattgattatgtcacattttctatcttttttccaGTTGAGATGGATTCATCTTTTTCAACAAAATTTCTGGAGGTGGACGTGAAGGTGACTGACATATACTACCACCCAAATGAAGTTCTTGTGAAATTTCAAGGGCAGTATTACACAGAATGTGAGCTTGACTACCACATACTGCAAAGTGAAATTCAGCAAGTGCCAAAGGTGAAAGACAGCATTGGCATTGGTGAGGCTTGTTTAGTCGAAGACCCAAGTTCTGGAGAATGGTCCAGGGGAAGAGTAGTACAAAAAAAGATCTATATCTATGAAGTATTTCTGATAGACAGTGGGAAAGTATTGACAGTTCATGAAACTCATATTGCTTCTGCCACTGATGAGCTGTTTCAACTGCCTCCAAAGATGGTTTTGGGCATTTTTGCAAATGTGCTACCAGTTGATGAGAAATGGACTCCAAAAGCTTTGAATTACTTTTCGGCATTCAGAAACATGCGAATTAAAGGCCAAATACAAGCCATTCTTCCACATCAAACATTTCTCCTCGATGTGCCCAAAATAACAAATGATGTTGTTGACCTGAAATTGGGAAAAGTTGTTGATGGAGATACATTCTGCCTTATTGTAGAAATGTTAACAGAATTTCCAAAGGAGTCTCTTTGTAAACAAATGCCAGATCTTCTGCAGCAGAAATACACAAAGCCAGACTCTGTATTATTCAGTGCTGGAACTGAACCAGAACAAATTCTGCAAAGTCTTCAGCCACTCTTATCTGTTGATAAGATGGAGAAAGTAAAAATAACTGTGGCAGTTAGTCCAAGTAAATTTTACTGCCAGTTGCTGAGAAAGAAGGTGGATCTGGATATGTTGGCAACACGCATGTCTTCCTTTTATGAATTTGTTAACACAGAAAACGTTCTCTCCTTTGAGAGTCTTGGAGTCCTTTGTGCAGCAAGAAGAAAAAATGGTCAGTGGCACAGAGGGGTGATACAGCAGCTACTTCCTGATAACAAAGTGAAGGTGTGGTTTATGGATTTTGGCAGCTGTGAAGCTATATCACCCAGTCACATTTTGAAGCTTCAACCAGAATTCAATTCTATGCCTGGGTTTTCATTCGCTTGTGCACTCTCGTGTCTCAACGATCAGGAAGAAACTGTAAGACATAATCAACTAGAAATTTTTAAGGAGACACTGTTAAGGCAAAGTCCTATTTATGTCCAGATTGATCTTTTCAATGATGAGGAATGCTTGTATTATGTTACATTGCATAAGCACTCTATAGTGAATACTGAACACCTGCCTCAGGAAGATGATGTGGTCCCACAGTGTTGTCCTGTTAACAAGGAACCTTTTTACACATGCAGGGACACAACTTCTGGGGCCAGTATGGCATTTTCTGAATGTAGTTTCAGGAATACGTTAGAGTCAGGACATTCTTCAGATGAAAGGGTCTCTCCTTTAGTATGCTGGCCTTCAAAAATACCTTTCAAAACAACAGAAATGGAAATAGATTCTATCTGTCTTGCTTTTACAGTGCATGTTTTGAATCCATCAAGATTCTGGGTTCGAACTAATGATTGTCGAGATTCATTTGAAGCCTTGATGAAAAAAATAGCAGATGCATATGATGTAGATGAAACTGATGATAAGATTTTGAAAAACCCAGAACCTGGAAAGCTGTGCTGTGCCCGGTCTGGTCAAGATAAGCATTTCTACAGGGCTGTTATCGTAGAAGTGAAAAACAGAAGTGTTGCCGttggttttttggattttgggaatACTGAAATAGTGCCTCTTTGTGATGTGAGAATTTTGCTCCCTGAGCTTCAGGAATTACCAGCTTTAGCTATATATTGTTCACTTGCTAATGCATTGCCAATTGAAGACGTGTGGCTGAATAAAGATAGCAACTTTTTTGAAAACATTGTGGCAGGCAAAGTACTCAGACTCCACCCcactgcaaaaaaagaaaatcagtacATTGTCCATGTACAGTGTGAGAATGGCCCAGAGCAAGGTGATGTTCTCCAACTTATGGTTCAGGCTGGACATGCAGGATGTTGGGAAATAAAACAAGATCCACTGCTGAAAGTAATCAGTGTTTACACAGAACATAAAACTGAAAGAGCAAATATTAAATCTTGTACTCAGGAGAACAAAATTGTGACATGTAACAATGCTGGTCAGAATAAGAAATTATTGAAGATTCATCATGTTATAAAAGAGTCTGGTTTTAGTTCAATGCAGACAGAAAGCTCACTTTTCAATAAATGTGAAATAACATTTGAGAAAACTGACATCCAGAAGACTTATAAGGTGTTTACATTTGAACCGGGAACTGTACTTGATGTGGTGTGTTCTCATAGTTTTTCTCCAGGTCACTTTTCATGTCAGATCAAGAATAAATTGCCAGAGCTAAATAACTTGATGGAGCGAATTCAACTTTATTATAATGCTCAAAACACCCCATATGAAAATGGACACATTGCCTGTGTTGTGAAACATTCTCAGAATGGAAAGTGGTACAGAGCTGCAGTATTGAAACATTTATCAACAACTGAAGTTAATGTTTTATTCGTAGACTATGGCAACTGTGAAAAGGTTTTGCTGAAAGACCTTCGAGCTATTATTCCAGATTTTCTGACACTGGAAAGTCAAACATTCACATGTTGTCCTAATATAGTCGCTAAATCCTTAATCTTTGACCCATTCAGCTGGTCTGAGAAGGCATATAGTGATTTCCAACATTTTATCTCATCTTCCAATGAGCTACTGACTTGTACAATTACTGCACTAATTGTGAAGAGTCCTCATTATCTATATTATGTGGTTGAGTTGCGGACTCCATTTACTAGTTTACAGCAGTTTCTCTTAGAACGTGGTCACATACAATTTGACTCTTTTGAATTTGCAAGATCACTCACACCATTTCTCTCTTTGCATAGTTTCTACTATTcactttttaatataaaaattggAAATGAAGAGGAGGTGTGTGTGAGCCATATATGCAGCCCTACAGAATTCTATTGCCAGCTTACTAGAAATGCAGAGGATATAGACAAGCTGTTGAAAAAAGTTACAGAGATTATCCAAATGACAAATCGTACAGACGAAATAAGCACTAAGATATGCTTGGCCAAGTACTTTGAAGATGGCCTCTTCTACAGAGCTTTAGCATTTCCCGTGGAATCATCAGATTACTATCAAGTTTACTTTGTGGACTTTGGGAATAAACAGTTAGTAGCCAAAAATGAATTGGTTGCTATTCCAGAACATGCTTCAGAATTATTCTTCACCCCTATGCAAGCTATTCGGTGTTATCTGTCAGATTTAAAAGATATAGAAATCCCACTTGAAATAAACAAGTGGTTTGAAAAGAATTACTTGGGGGAAAATCTGAAAGCAGTGATAGTGTCTAAAGATTCTGATGGGCAGCTTGCTGTGGAATTGTATGATAGAGATCTACAAATAAATAGGAAGATAAAAGAATTATTAAAGCAAAATAAGTGTAACAAGGACCTAAAAGTTATAAGCAAGGgtagagagaaatcagccatgAAGAAGAAAATTATACCTGAAGTAAAGTTAAATGAAGATCGAGCaaatgttaaaaataaagttaaaatgaacagaagttcagAAAACAATGCAAGTGGTGAGAAATTCTATAAATCTGGAAAAGAAATCCTTGTTCTTCAGAAACAGCCAGTAAGGCTCCCACTAAAATCAAAAAAGGCAGAAATGCTGATTCAAGGAGTTAATCGCCCTAATAAGAAATTAGATGTGCATGAAAATAAGACGACTGAATCACTTGTACTGCCATTAAGCTCGCCTAAACAAGAAAGGAGTAGCGCTTGTAGGGAAAAGTACTCCAATCTTAAGCAACATCCTATTAAAGCAAATTCCAAAATTTTAGGTTACATTTCCTTTGTAACAAATCCATTAAGTTTCTATGTTCATTGTGCAGAGCATGAAGATATGATTGTGAACCTTGCTGAGAAACTGAATGAAGGCATGCTGACTCTAGAACCAGAGACAGTTGCTGATCTTGAGATAGGTGATGTTGTTTTAGCACAGTATGAACTTGACTGTTGCATATATAGAGCTGTTGTTAAAGAGATTAAATCAGAAGAGTGTTTTGAAATAGAGTTTATTGATTATGGTAACACATCAACAGTGAATTCATCAAAAATCTACAAGATggaaaaggattttttaaaatttccaagaCTCAGTATACATTGTTTTCTTAGCAAAGCCAAAGATAAAAGTTGGAGTAGGGATGCTGCTGCCTACTTGTCCAGTAAAATAGATGATCAGCTGCTTGTGTTTGAGTTTTTGCAACAGCATGACCAGCAGTGGGAGATCAATGTGTTCTGTAACGGTGTATCTATAATAAGTGAGTTAATGCAAAGAGAGGTCAGCATAAATTTAGAGAAAATACCTGTGATAAGTCATCATCAGATCTCATCACAGCCTTTAATATCAGGTGCTGATATTTGTAAAAATTGCCCAGCTGAAAAAACAGAACATGAAAATATGTGGCAAAGTCTGTCTCAAATTCCCTACCAAAAAATAAAACCTGGACAGAAAGAAATAGGCGAAATACAGTATATGTCAAGAAATGGAAACTTCTATGTAATATTGAATAAGGATGCACAAATACTTGTTGATTTAAGTGTGATGGCTGCTCAGGAAGCTAGAAAGAACTTTTCAGTTGCAGTAGAAAATATTGCAGAAGGATTAGAATGCCTGACAAAATCTCAGGAAACCTTGAAATGGTATCGCTCTGTAGTTGTTAAAAAAATTTCAAATCAGCATATGTTGGTATTTTTCATGGATTTGGGAAAACTTGAAATTGTGTCAATACATGATGTACGGATGCTGAGTGGCAAGACCAGAAGTGTTCCAAGGAATGCGGTGCTTTGCAAATGGATTTGGATAGAAAATGTGGGCAGTCTGTTTTATGAGACTATGGCATCAATTTTAAAACAGCATATTATAAAGTTCCTATTTCTTAAATACCTCGAATTGGCTTCTATTTGGGAAGTAGATATTTTAATAGATGAGATTCTGCTTTTGGAATATTGGAGTCAACACTTTTTGCATAACTCTTTAGAGAGATCCAATATATCAGAAAATTTACTGATAGATAAAACAGTGCCAGAATTATCATTCAGACCACATTCAGTTGTGTGGACATCATTCCAGACGAATAGACAGTATGCTGGATTTATCACATCAGTCACTGACCCCTCAGACTTCTACATTAAATTAGAAGATTCCTTTAAAGATTTGCACACATTGTTTATGCTACTGTCCAGCCTTCCAGAAAACCTGCCACCAATGCCAGAGAAGTTCATTGTTCCTGGTGCCTGCTGCTTGATGAAAACTGAGGCTAATGCAGAATGGAACAGAGTTGAAGTTTTTGAGATCTCCAGAGTTTCCAATATGTTAATACTTACTTTTGTTGATGATGGATTATCAGGTTCCATTCCTATCTCTGATATCCACAAGTTGAAAATTATCCCAGAAAAGCTGCTTAGCTTACCACGATTAACTTATCCTTCTTGTTTGTTTAGAGTGTCACCTGCTGGTGGAAATAATTGGAATTATGATGCAAAACTTAAATTTCTAGAATTCTTGAGGAGAAAAGATCTCACATTCCAGTTCAGAAGGCACCACCATGGACTAAAACTAGGGGTAGATGTTTTCTGTGAGCAAGACAATGCAGCAGACACATTGGTTTCTTCTGGTTGTGCAGTGTATACCACAACAGATTCTTTTGAGTCAATTCATTGTTCAAACACTGGCTTCTTGAACTCACAAAATCTTTGTGACCTGTCTCAGGCATCTGATCAGAAGAACTCTAATGCAGGAAGTTTATTGTCAAATCTACAAAAACTAGATTTGCCTTTCAAAAGTGTTGGTGATGACATTTCAAGAAAGAATCCTTCCAAAAAACAACGTTCCAAGAAAAAAAGAGACCAGAAGACATTTCCTTGTGATTACAGAATAAATGATGGAATTTGGTTTAATTTTGACAAAGGGGTATTTGACCATCTTTGTAACAGAAAACAAACTGCTGTTTCTGAGCTGACTACCAAGATTGCGAAGATACAGGTTCACGAAGAGAGCCAAACACACAAATACTTAATGAGAGAGGTCAGTTTCAAATGTTTCTTAAAATGGCTTTTGCTCCTTTTGCCCATTTTAGTTGCCAAGTAAGACTGAACTCTGGAGAATTGTTTCTCAAGTTTTGTCTATAACAAGAGCAGTCAAAAGTGATAACTGTGTGGTTTGGTATATTGATATGTGGATTGTACCAAATTTCCAGAAAATAGCTAGGCaaactgtgtgtgagagagacagggAAGACAAAATTTATAGCACAACATGGAAAAATAGGTGCAGCTGAACCCAATTTATATACGGCCATTGATTTTTAGTATTACTTCTAATAGTGTCTCCAAGGCCCCATCCAAATTggcatatgatgcagtttcagagtgcagttaaactgcattatatgctagTGTAGATAGGGCCCAAGTCAGGATTTTGCACAAGATAGGCTAGGGATGGATAAAAAGTAGATTAGGGTATAATTTGGTAAGATATGTCTAATTGTAAAACAACAGATTCATTGCTTTCAGTTGAACAGTAGCAATAACAATGTATTTGGGGCAGTTCAAGAACAGACATTGTTGTGAAATGACTGAGTTCAGTTTAGTGTTAATACTATAAATAATTTTATCTGCTCAGAATGATCTCCAGAGAGCCTTGTTCTTTAATTCTAATAGCATCCACGTGGTTCTGGCTGATTATTCTTAGCGTTCTCTTTAAAAACCAGATGTAGATCTGACAAATCTACTGTCAGATCTGCTATCCCTAAGGAGAAAAACTGCTTTCTAAACAAGTGGGTTGGGATGAAACATTAATTCAGAAGGCCTGAGTGCTTCCCCCTCTCTTCTCCATATGTTACACTTCTTAACCTCTCTCCTCTACTTTGCAGGAATCGATCCAAGTGCCTGCAGACAGGTCCTCTGGAAGTTTTTATTTCTGAACACTACCTTAGAAATTAAACATAAACAATTTCAGGTAGGTTTGAGAAAATAAAACTAAACAGCAAGATCTGTTTGAAACATACCCTGATTCTTGAGAAAGTCTTTGGAAAAGTTATTACTTAATATTTAATAAAACAATTTTTGCTCTATTtgattccttctcccaccaaacaAAACCTAGTAAACAAATGCAGTTTGTACTTCTGTTTATATGTTTTTCTTCTCTGATTTTCTTTCCAGGTAAAAACCTGGTTGAAAGGATTTGCAGTATTGGAAACAAGTAATCGTTTTGGACATCAGTCAACTAATCAACTGTTTTACAGGGAAAAATGCCAGTGTTTGCTATGTAAATATTCCAGCATACTCAATAagattttaag
Encoded here:
- the tdrd15 gene encoding tudor domain-containing protein 15, encoding MDSSFSTKFLEVDVKVTDIYYHPNEVLVKFQGQYYTECELDYHILQSEIQQVPKVKDSIGIGEACLVEDPSSGEWSRGRVVQKKIYIYEVFLIDSGKVLTVHETHIASATDELFQLPPKMVLGIFANVLPVDEKWTPKALNYFSAFRNMRIKGQIQAILPHQTFLLDVPKITNDVVDLKLGKVVDGDTFCLIVEMLTEFPKESLCKQMPDLLQQKYTKPDSVLFSAGTEPEQILQSLQPLLSVDKMEKVKITVAVSPSKFYCQLLRKKVDLDMLATRMSSFYEFVNTENVLSFESLGVLCAARRKNGQWHRGVIQQLLPDNKVKVWFMDFGSCEAISPSHILKLQPEFNSMPGFSFACALSCLNDQEETVRHNQLEIFKETLLRQSPIYVQIDLFNDEECLYYVTLHKHSIVNTEHLPQEDDVVPQCCPVNKEPFYTCRDTTSGASMAFSECSFRNTLESGHSSDERVSPLVCWPSKIPFKTTEMEIDSICLAFTVHVLNPSRFWVRTNDCRDSFEALMKKIADAYDVDETDDKILKNPEPGKLCCARSGQDKHFYRAVIVEVKNRSVAVGFLDFGNTEIVPLCDVRILLPELQELPALAIYCSLANALPIEDVWLNKDSNFFENIVAGKVLRLHPTAKKENQYIVHVQCENGPEQGDVLQLMVQAGHAGCWEIKQDPLLKVISVYTEHKTERANIKSCTQENKIVTCNNAGQNKKLLKIHHVIKESGFSSMQTESSLFNKCEITFEKTDIQKTYKVFTFEPGTVLDVVCSHSFSPGHFSCQIKNKLPELNNLMERIQLYYNAQNTPYENGHIACVVKHSQNGKWYRAAVLKHLSTTEVNVLFVDYGNCEKVLLKDLRAIIPDFLTLESQTFTCCPNIVAKSLIFDPFSWSEKAYSDFQHFISSSNELLTCTITALIVKSPHYLYYVVELRTPFTSLQQFLLERGHIQFDSFEFARSLTPFLSLHSFYYSLFNIKIGNEEEVCVSHICSPTEFYCQLTRNAEDIDKLLKKVTEIIQMTNRTDEISTKICLAKYFEDGLFYRALAFPVESSDYYQVYFVDFGNKQLVAKNELVAIPEHASELFFTPMQAIRCYLSDLKDIEIPLEINKWFEKNYLGENLKAVIVSKDSDGQLAVELYDRDLQINRKIKELLKQNKCNKDLKVISKGREKSAMKKKIIPEVKLNEDRANVKNKVKMNRSSENNASGEKFYKSGKEILVLQKQPVRLPLKSKKAEMLIQGVNRPNKKLDVHENKTTESLVLPLSSPKQERSSACREKYSNLKQHPIKANSKILGYISFVTNPLSFYVHCAEHEDMIVNLAEKLNEGMLTLEPETVADLEIGDVVLAQYELDCCIYRAVVKEIKSEECFEIEFIDYGNTSTVNSSKIYKMEKDFLKFPRLSIHCFLSKAKDKSWSRDAAAYLSSKIDDQLLVFEFLQQHDQQWEINVFCNGVSIISELMQREVSINLEKIPVISHHQISSQPLISGADICKNCPAEKTEHENMWQSLSQIPYQKIKPGQKEIGEIQYMSRNGNFYVILNKDAQILVDLSVMAAQEARKNFSVAVENIAEGLECLTKSQETLKWYRSVVVKKISNQHMLVFFMDLGKLEIVSIHDVRMLSGKTRSVPRNAVLCKWIWIENVGSLFYETMASILKQHIIKFLFLKYLELASIWEVDILIDEILLLEYWSQHFLHNSLERSNISENLLIDKTVPELSFRPHSVVWTSFQTNRQYAGFITSVTDPSDFYIKLEDSFKDLHTLFMLLSSLPENLPPMPEKFIVPGACCLMKTEANAEWNRVEVFEISRVSNMLILTFVDDGLSGSIPISDIHKLKIIPEKLLSLPRLTYPSCLFRVSPAGGNNWNYDAKLKFLEFLRRKDLTFQFRRHHHGLKLGVDVFCEQDNAADTLVSSGCAVYTTTDSFESIHCSNTGFLNSQNLCDLSQASDQKNSNAGSLLSNLQKLDLPFKSVGDDISRKNPSKKQRSKKKRDQKTFPCDYRINDGIWFNFDKGVFDHLCNRKQTAVSELTTKIAKIQVHEESQTHKYLMREESIQVPADRSSGSFYF